One genomic segment of Thermogemmatispora onikobensis includes these proteins:
- a CDS encoding MurT ligase domain-containing protein, protein MADYSKHGGGGISWPSRARLALAISAGKLAGASGRLFRIGGGTSLPGMIARRIDPNVLRSVMAATTASKIVITGSNGKTTTARMTAAIADASGRRVSHNRTGSNLLQGVTSVVVNYADMFGRLDSDLLLFEIDEGTMPVAMPEIQPDVVVITNIFRDQLDRYGELYSVAKALDKLLERLPETATIVLNGNDPQVASFGQQARAKKLYFGLRTTDIGRPVPEHAADVIRCIRCNEDLVYEVAYLSHLGLYRCPNCGYELPPLDVAATSIQLDPRGDGPTQVTMQTPLGQLELTLPLPGVHNVYNAAAAIAASIAAGFGIEKVPAALSNIRTAFGRLEKIQAGDQTIYLAFVKNPTSFNLVLRLIAQHPGEKHLLLVASNTVVDGEDFAWLWDVDLEEISPQVADVICSGTKAEELAMRLKYAEVPLDRLRVIHEREAALNAALQNAGPGGTLYIMASYTPTQELRRIMQKRGWVKPYWEE, encoded by the coding sequence ATGGCAGACTACTCGAAACATGGTGGCGGAGGAATCTCATGGCCGAGCCGTGCGCGCCTGGCCCTGGCGATCTCTGCTGGCAAGCTGGCGGGGGCCTCGGGCCGCCTCTTTCGCATTGGCGGCGGCACAAGCCTGCCGGGCATGATTGCACGGCGCATCGATCCCAACGTGCTCCGCTCTGTCATGGCGGCCACGACCGCCAGTAAAATCGTCATCACCGGCAGCAATGGCAAAACTACTACCGCGCGCATGACCGCCGCCATCGCCGATGCCAGCGGTCGGCGCGTTTCTCATAATCGCACCGGCTCGAACTTGCTGCAGGGCGTGACCTCTGTGGTCGTCAACTATGCCGACATGTTCGGGCGGCTCGATAGCGATCTCTTGCTCTTCGAGATCGACGAGGGTACAATGCCGGTGGCCATGCCCGAGATTCAGCCTGATGTGGTTGTCATTACCAATATCTTCCGCGACCAGCTCGATCGCTACGGCGAGCTGTATTCAGTGGCCAAGGCGCTTGACAAGCTCCTGGAGCGCCTGCCAGAGACAGCCACGATTGTGCTGAACGGTAATGATCCCCAGGTGGCCAGCTTTGGGCAACAGGCCCGCGCCAAAAAGCTCTATTTCGGCCTGCGCACCACCGATATCGGTCGTCCTGTCCCCGAGCACGCCGCCGATGTCATTCGCTGCATTCGCTGCAATGAAGATCTGGTCTACGAGGTGGCCTATCTGTCCCACCTCGGACTCTATCGCTGTCCCAACTGCGGCTATGAGTTGCCGCCGCTGGATGTGGCTGCGACCTCGATCCAGTTGGACCCGCGGGGCGATGGACCCACTCAGGTAACGATGCAGACACCGCTCGGCCAGTTAGAGCTGACGCTGCCGCTGCCCGGCGTGCACAATGTCTACAATGCTGCTGCCGCCATCGCCGCCTCGATCGCCGCTGGCTTCGGCATTGAGAAAGTCCCGGCAGCGCTCAGCAATATCCGCACTGCCTTCGGGCGCCTGGAGAAGATCCAGGCTGGTGATCAGACGATCTATCTGGCCTTCGTGAAAAATCCCACCTCCTTCAATCTGGTGCTGCGTCTCATCGCCCAGCATCCGGGCGAGAAGCATCTGCTGCTGGTTGCCAGCAACACGGTCGTCGACGGCGAAGACTTCGCCTGGCTCTGGGACGTCGATCTGGAGGAGATCTCGCCCCAGGTGGCCGATGTGATCTGCAGTGGAACCAAGGCCGAGGAGCTGGCGATGCGCCTGAAATACGCCGAGGTGCCGCTTGACCGCCTGCGTGTCATCCATGAGCGTGAGGCGGCGCTCAATGCCGCCCTGCAAAACGCCGGCCCTGGTGGCACGCTCTATATCATGGCCAGCTATACACCGACACAGGAGCTGCGTCGCATTATGCAGAAACGCGGCTGGGTCAAGCCCTATTGGGAGGAGTAA
- the proS gene encoding proline--tRNA ligase, with product MAEGAKEKYVEELVDQSDDFSRWYNQVVRKAELADYAPVRGCMIIRPYGYAIWEHIQRLLDARFKETGVMNAYFPLLIPRSFLEREAKHVEGFAPEVAWVTRGGGEELEEPLAIRPTSETIIGYSFARWIQSYRDLPLLINLWNNVMRWEKRTVLFLRTSEFLWQEGHTAHRTLEEAEERTRLMLEVYRSFVQEDLAIPVLHGRKSENEKFAGALRTYSLEAMMRDGKALQSATSHNLGHNFAQGFDIQYLDADGQRKYCATTSWGLSTRIIGAVIMVHGDESGLILPPRVAPYQAVIVPIWRKDADQGAIMEAIGRIERLLKGKVRLKVDLSDNTPGWKFNEWELRGVPVRIEIGPRDVQNNSVVLVRRDNRAKETVAIDALEARLPELLEELQQALFQRALAFREEHTYYAETYDEFKEIMSEKRGFVRVKWAEDSEAEQAIKEETKATLRVIPFDQPEGGVQGRCFYTGKPATCEAVFARSY from the coding sequence ATGGCCGAAGGAGCAAAGGAGAAATACGTCGAGGAACTTGTCGATCAGAGCGACGATTTTTCACGCTGGTATAACCAGGTAGTGCGTAAGGCCGAGCTGGCCGATTATGCGCCAGTGCGCGGCTGCATGATTATTCGCCCCTATGGCTATGCCATCTGGGAACATATCCAGCGTCTGCTGGATGCCCGCTTTAAGGAAACGGGGGTCATGAACGCCTACTTCCCCCTGCTCATCCCGCGCAGCTTTCTGGAGCGTGAAGCCAAGCATGTAGAAGGCTTTGCCCCCGAAGTGGCCTGGGTGACGCGCGGAGGCGGCGAGGAGCTGGAGGAGCCGCTGGCTATTCGCCCCACCAGCGAGACCATTATCGGCTACAGCTTCGCCAGGTGGATTCAGAGCTATCGCGATCTACCGCTCTTGATTAACCTCTGGAACAATGTCATGCGCTGGGAGAAGCGCACAGTGCTCTTCCTGCGCACCTCTGAGTTTCTCTGGCAGGAGGGCCACACGGCTCATCGGACGCTGGAAGAGGCCGAAGAGCGCACGCGCCTCATGTTGGAGGTCTACCGCTCCTTTGTGCAGGAAGACCTGGCGATTCCCGTTCTGCATGGGCGCAAGAGTGAGAATGAGAAGTTTGCCGGAGCCTTGCGCACCTATTCGCTAGAGGCGATGATGCGCGATGGCAAGGCGCTGCAATCGGCCACCAGCCATAATCTGGGCCATAACTTTGCGCAGGGCTTTGATATCCAGTATCTGGATGCCGATGGCCAGCGCAAGTATTGCGCGACCACCAGCTGGGGCCTGAGCACGCGCATCATTGGCGCGGTCATTATGGTCCACGGCGATGAGTCGGGTTTGATTCTGCCGCCGCGAGTGGCTCCCTATCAGGCCGTGATTGTGCCGATCTGGCGCAAGGATGCCGATCAGGGGGCGATTATGGAGGCCATCGGGCGCATCGAACGCCTGCTGAAGGGGAAGGTGCGCCTCAAGGTCGATTTGAGCGACAATACACCGGGCTGGAAGTTCAACGAGTGGGAGCTGCGTGGGGTGCCGGTGCGCATCGAGATCGGCCCGCGCGACGTCCAGAACAATAGCGTGGTCCTGGTACGCCGTGACAATCGCGCGAAAGAGACCGTGGCGATCGATGCACTGGAGGCGCGCCTGCCCGAGCTACTGGAGGAATTGCAGCAGGCTCTCTTCCAGCGAGCCCTGGCCTTCCGCGAGGAGCATACCTACTACGCTGAGACGTACGACGAATTTAAGGAAATTATGAGCGAGAAGCGCGGCTTTGTCCGGGTGAAGTGGGCAGAGGATAGCGAGGCTGAGCAGGCGATCAAGGAGGAGACGAAAGCCACGCTGCGGGTGATTCCCTTTGATCAGCCCGAGGGTGGGGTGCAAGGACGCTGCTTCTATACAGGGAAGCCGGCGACCTGCGAGGCCGTCTTTGCGCGCTCATATTAG
- a CDS encoding tRNA-binding protein, with the protein MAIISYEDFEKVDIRVGKIVAVEDFPQARKPAYKLTIDFGPEIGLKRSSAQITNYAKEELLGRQVVAVVNFPPKQIGPFRSEVLTLGVPDADGKVILLTPTREVPLGGRMF; encoded by the coding sequence ATGGCAATCATTAGCTACGAAGACTTTGAAAAAGTTGATATTCGGGTGGGCAAAATCGTCGCCGTCGAAGACTTCCCTCAAGCGCGCAAGCCTGCTTATAAGCTAACCATCGACTTTGGCCCTGAGATTGGCCTCAAGCGCTCCTCAGCCCAGATCACCAACTATGCAAAAGAAGAGCTATTGGGCAGGCAGGTTGTAGCCGTCGTCAACTTTCCGCCCAAGCAGATCGGCCCCTTTCGCTCTGAGGTCCTGACCCTGGGCGTCCCCGATGCTGATGGCAAGGTCATCCTGTTGACTCCCACGAGAGAGGTCCCTCTTGGGGGGCGTATGTTTTGA
- a CDS encoding helix-turn-helix domain-containing protein — protein MYRLRVKEVLEQKGRTQSWLARKSGVHDQLISKMIKEPDSYRPSYTTLAQVAKVLRVPMEALFEELPDPEDEPDDAKRSE, from the coding sequence ATGTATCGGTTACGGGTAAAGGAAGTCCTGGAACAGAAGGGCCGGACACAGTCCTGGCTGGCGAGAAAGTCCGGGGTGCACGATCAATTGATCAGTAAGATGATCAAGGAGCCAGACAGCTACAGACCGTCCTACACGACCCTGGCTCAGGTTGCCAAGGTGTTGCGTGTCCCAATGGAGGCACTGTTTGAAGAACTCCCCGACCCAGAGGATGAACCAGATGACGCGAAGCGCTCAGAATGA
- a CDS encoding ABC transporter ATP-binding protein, with protein MARIAFHEVSKYYRGASKPAVDHVSFEVAESSICMLLGTSGSGKTTLLRMVNRLIEPSSGTITIDGHSILEENPIQLRRRIGYVIQQVGLFPHMTIAENVRLTAEIAGWSKARMERRVDELLTLVGLDPAEYRRRYPRQLSGGQQQRVGLARALAADPAILLMDEPFGALDAITRVHLQDELQRIQREMRKTILFVTHDVEEAFRLGDQIAILSEGRLVQIGSPVDLLLKPANEFVSRLIGSDNIQRQLQYLPVKSAMLAGTEAAGEDERQPRCSSEATLLEALMSLIASGAQALVVYDEQSQAPIGTITLSAINQAITTVRHADETAQTTASPAH; from the coding sequence ATGGCCAGAATTGCGTTTCATGAGGTCAGCAAGTACTACCGCGGTGCCAGCAAGCCCGCTGTCGATCATGTCAGCTTCGAGGTGGCCGAAAGCTCGATCTGCATGCTGCTGGGCACCTCCGGCTCAGGGAAAACGACCCTGCTCCGCATGGTCAATCGCCTGATCGAGCCAAGCAGCGGCACGATTACTATCGATGGCCACTCTATTCTGGAGGAAAACCCCATTCAGCTGCGCCGGCGCATTGGCTATGTCATTCAGCAGGTCGGCCTCTTTCCCCATATGACCATCGCCGAGAACGTGCGCCTTACCGCCGAAATCGCTGGTTGGTCTAAGGCCCGCATGGAGAGGCGTGTCGATGAGTTGCTGACCCTGGTGGGCCTGGACCCAGCGGAATATCGCCGGCGCTACCCCCGTCAGCTCTCCGGCGGCCAACAGCAGCGCGTCGGCCTGGCTCGCGCCCTGGCCGCAGACCCGGCCATCCTCCTGATGGATGAGCCATTCGGCGCGCTCGATGCCATTACACGTGTTCACCTGCAGGACGAACTCCAACGTATCCAGCGCGAGATGCGCAAGACGATCCTGTTCGTCACCCATGATGTGGAGGAGGCCTTCCGCCTGGGGGACCAGATCGCGATTCTTTCCGAGGGCCGCCTTGTTCAGATCGGTTCTCCAGTCGATCTGCTGCTGAAACCAGCCAATGAGTTCGTAAGCCGCCTTATCGGATCGGATAATATTCAGCGTCAACTCCAGTACCTGCCCGTGAAGAGCGCCATGCTGGCAGGTACCGAAGCCGCCGGCGAGGATGAGCGCCAGCCACGCTGCTCTTCAGAGGCAACGCTGTTAGAGGCCCTGATGAGCCTGATCGCCTCCGGCGCGCAGGCCCTGGTCGTCTACGATGAGCAGAGCCAGGCCCCAATCGGTACGATTACCCTGAGCGCGATCAATCAAGCGATTACCACCGTCCGGCATGCTGATGAGACAGCACAGACAACGGCCAGCCCAGCCCATTAA
- a CDS encoding ABC transporter permease, whose product MLPRDLWTVFTAELLMRYLTTPSSYDLSDPSSIPNLLLQHFTIVAMSMLIALVIAFPLALLIVRYRRLRLPVITLMGLLYTIPGLALIGILVTVTGLSLATVIIPLVLYAQLVLVRNISTAISAIDPLLIEVGRAMGMNRVQILWRVTLPLAMPVIIAGIRVATVTTIGIASLASLVDQGGLGDLIFKSIPLGDYDTILGGAILLALFALVADLLLLLLQRALERGHSQLALAS is encoded by the coding sequence TTGCTGCCTCGCGATCTCTGGACCGTTTTCACAGCGGAGTTGCTCATGCGTTACTTAACGACTCCTTCCAGCTATGATCTTTCCGATCCCAGCAGTATCCCTAACCTTCTGCTGCAACATTTCACCATTGTGGCGATGAGCATGCTGATCGCCCTGGTTATTGCTTTCCCACTCGCTCTTTTGATCGTGCGTTACCGCCGCCTGCGCCTGCCTGTGATTACTTTGATGGGCTTGCTCTACACGATTCCCGGGCTGGCCCTCATTGGTATTCTGGTCACGGTCACCGGGCTATCGCTGGCAACCGTGATCATTCCCCTGGTGCTCTATGCTCAGCTGGTGCTGGTACGCAACATCTCTACGGCTATTAGCGCCATTGATCCTTTGCTGATCGAGGTCGGGCGGGCAATGGGAATGAATCGCGTCCAGATTCTCTGGCGTGTCACACTGCCGCTGGCGATGCCCGTGATTATAGCAGGGATTCGCGTGGCAACCGTCACGACAATTGGCATTGCTTCGCTGGCCTCGTTAGTAGACCAGGGAGGGCTGGGCGACTTGATTTTCAAGAGTATCCCCTTGGGGGACTACGATACGATCCTGGGCGGGGCGATTCTCCTGGCGCTCTTCGCACTCGTGGCCGACCTCTTGCTGCTCTTGTTGCAGCGCGCGCTGGAACGTGGGCACAGTCAGTTAGCCCTGGCATCCTAG
- a CDS encoding ABC transporter permease, whose product MLLVQLWQFILDPANTFWDHTLAYLQVCAVSVALATVLGIAIGVAVVRSPLLSFLAVNLSGLMRAIPIIAFLAAALPYLGVGFKPTIVALTLLGIPPILLNTYTGIRSIEPAIIDAARGMGLNTRQILLRIQVPLVLPIVAAGVRTSAVQIVATATLAAIIGAGGYGEYIVNGLYEFKTVQILAGALPVALLAMLVELLMGWLQRALTPAGLRVQEMALSEAARA is encoded by the coding sequence ATGTTGCTTGTCCAATTGTGGCAGTTCATTCTTGACCCAGCCAATACCTTTTGGGACCACACGCTCGCTTACCTGCAGGTCTGTGCTGTCTCTGTGGCCCTGGCGACTGTGCTCGGCATTGCCATCGGGGTGGCCGTGGTGCGCAGCCCTCTGCTGTCGTTCCTGGCTGTCAATCTCAGTGGTCTGATGCGCGCCATTCCCATTATCGCTTTCCTGGCTGCCGCCCTTCCTTACCTGGGAGTGGGCTTTAAGCCGACAATTGTCGCTTTGACACTGCTGGGGATTCCGCCGATCCTGCTGAATACGTATACCGGCATTCGCAGCATTGAGCCGGCAATCATCGATGCTGCGCGCGGAATGGGTCTCAATACGCGGCAGATCCTGCTGCGCATCCAGGTGCCGCTGGTGCTACCCATCGTGGCAGCCGGCGTGCGCACTTCGGCAGTGCAGATTGTGGCCACCGCCACGCTGGCTGCAATTATCGGCGCTGGCGGCTATGGCGAGTATATTGTGAATGGCCTCTATGAGTTTAAGACGGTCCAGATTCTCGCCGGCGCCCTGCCCGTGGCCCTGCTGGCGATGCTGGTTGAGCTGTTGATGGGCTGGCTCCAGCGCGCCCTGACACCCGCCGGCCTGCGGGTCCAGGAAATGGCTTTAAGCGAGGCCGCGCGGGCGTAA
- a CDS encoding glycine betaine ABC transporter substrate-binding protein, translated as MRSVALPARLRALLLLSVLGISLLTLAACGGSSSSGSGSSPNSQITLTVGGKLDVEAQLLTKMYTLLLRHAGFKVIEKPALGTNDVVFNAITSGAIDLYPEFTATGLQRLGLQTTHDPQKDYELVKQGFESKYKIVWLDVAPLNDTYGICAPKMAAAPLQITRLSQLPAAVASQLTVAAPTDGQEPLQTMESIYGIHFKKVIVMDEALTFNAVKQNQAQLNVCYTTSALIDQNGFVLLQDDKNAFPIYNPAPIVREDTLKKAPAIATALNPLAPKLTTQVSIDLQRQVTQAVNSGTPRSQAITQVATNWLKSVGLL; from the coding sequence ATGCGTTCTGTTGCCTTGCCAGCGCGTCTGCGCGCATTGCTCCTGCTGTCTGTACTGGGGATCAGCCTGCTCACCCTGGCCGCCTGTGGTGGCTCTTCCAGCTCGGGGAGCGGCTCCTCGCCTAATAGTCAGATTACGCTGACAGTCGGCGGGAAGCTCGATGTCGAGGCCCAGCTTCTGACCAAGATGTATACCCTCCTGCTGCGCCACGCCGGCTTCAAAGTGATTGAGAAGCCGGCTCTCGGCACCAACGATGTGGTCTTTAACGCCATCACGAGCGGAGCCATCGATCTCTATCCCGAATTTACAGCTACGGGCCTGCAGCGTTTGGGCCTGCAAACCACACACGACCCGCAGAAGGACTACGAGCTGGTGAAGCAGGGCTTCGAGAGTAAGTATAAGATTGTCTGGCTGGATGTGGCGCCCCTCAATGACACCTACGGGATTTGTGCCCCCAAGATGGCCGCCGCACCTTTGCAGATTACCAGGCTCTCCCAGCTTCCAGCGGCAGTCGCCTCACAGCTGACGGTCGCGGCTCCAACAGATGGTCAGGAGCCGTTACAGACGATGGAGTCGATCTATGGCATCCATTTCAAGAAGGTGATCGTCATGGATGAGGCGCTGACCTTCAATGCGGTGAAGCAGAACCAGGCGCAGTTGAATGTCTGTTATACGACGAGCGCCCTCATCGATCAGAATGGCTTCGTGTTGCTACAAGACGATAAGAACGCTTTCCCGATCTATAACCCGGCCCCCATCGTGCGCGAGGATACGCTGAAGAAGGCCCCCGCCATTGCGACAGCCCTGAATCCGCTGGCTCCGAAGCTCACGACCCAGGTCAGCATCGATCTGCAGCGCCAGGTGACCCAGGCAGTCAATAGCGGGACGCCTCGCTCCCAGGCGATTACGCAGGTGGCAACGAATTGGCTGAAGAGCGTCGGCCTGCTCTAG
- a CDS encoding glycosyltransferase 87 family protein translates to MINAFVWHWLLTFLPYMLACLVVLTGPPLSGRARIVELGLLLGGALLLRLMLLPIPPVLSPDAWRYLWDARVTLLGYSPYVYAPGDPHFIHLRDFIFANSRYRNVPTLYPPGAQLFFLVSYLLAPSNLTVLKAIFVGCDWLTCVVLAWLLSRRGKDGGLCVLYAWCPLPIVEFAIQGHVDAPAVLLTLLTLLAAGHASPRGRAVTGSLLGMATLVRLYPALLLLAIARRRDWLLVLVWVLTLVAGYLPYLILGQGQLLSPFESYAGSYTPNAGLPQQLSHWLALHTSLSPALLHWLEEGLIGAIMGGTVVTVLWLRWRHHIAGETAALLLISALFAVSAHIFPWYTTVLIPLAALLLTCSESKLGLGRPIAFWAWYFACTTPLAYFFMYERDWTLYYALVYWPPLLGLTLATALSLYRCVRK, encoded by the coding sequence TTGATCAATGCCTTTGTCTGGCACTGGCTGCTGACCTTTCTTCCGTATATGTTGGCCTGCCTGGTCGTGTTGACTGGCCCCCCGCTCTCAGGTCGGGCGCGCATCGTTGAGCTGGGACTGCTCCTAGGCGGGGCCCTACTGCTCCGCCTGATGCTGCTACCTATCCCCCCAGTGCTTTCGCCAGATGCCTGGCGTTACCTGTGGGATGCGCGCGTGACGCTGTTGGGTTACAGTCCCTATGTTTATGCTCCAGGCGATCCCCATTTCATCCACCTGCGCGATTTCATCTTTGCCAACAGTCGCTACCGCAATGTGCCGACGCTCTATCCGCCCGGGGCCCAGCTTTTCTTTCTGGTCAGCTATCTACTGGCGCCCAGCAATCTGACAGTTTTGAAGGCGATCTTTGTCGGATGCGACTGGCTGACTTGTGTGGTCCTGGCCTGGCTGCTCTCTCGGCGGGGGAAAGATGGAGGGCTCTGTGTGCTCTACGCCTGGTGCCCGCTACCGATCGTGGAGTTCGCTATTCAGGGTCATGTCGATGCACCAGCGGTGTTGCTCACCCTTCTGACACTGCTGGCTGCCGGGCACGCCAGTCCTCGCGGGCGAGCTGTGACTGGGTCTCTGTTGGGCATGGCAACGCTGGTACGCCTTTATCCTGCCCTGCTGCTGCTGGCCATCGCCCGGCGTCGCGACTGGCTACTGGTGCTGGTTTGGGTCCTGACCCTGGTCGCTGGTTACCTGCCGTACCTGATTCTAGGACAGGGCCAGCTGCTCAGCCCTTTTGAGAGCTATGCCGGCAGCTATACCCCGAACGCAGGCTTGCCGCAGCAGCTGAGCCACTGGCTGGCCCTGCACACCTCCCTGAGTCCGGCTCTGCTCCACTGGCTGGAGGAGGGCTTGATTGGCGCAATCATGGGGGGGACAGTAGTCACTGTGCTCTGGCTGCGCTGGCGGCACCACATCGCCGGGGAGACTGCAGCGCTCTTGCTGATCAGTGCTTTGTTCGCCGTGTCAGCCCATATTTTCCCCTGGTATACGACTGTGCTGATTCCGCTGGCCGCGCTGCTCCTGACCTGCAGCGAGAGCAAGCTGGGATTGGGAAGGCCAATAGCTTTCTGGGCCTGGTATTTTGCCTGTACGACTCCGCTGGCTTACTTTTTCATGTATGAACGCGACTGGACACTCTACTATGCGCTGGTCTATTGGCCTCCGCTCCTCGGGCTGACACTGGCAACAGCGCTGAGCTTGTATCGTTGCGTCCGTAAGTAG
- a CDS encoding DNA-methyltransferase: MRRGIVYEPPAVHREEPYLFYRHPHGEIWVGDAIAWLRSLESESVDLIFADPPYNIKKAEWDSFESQQAYVDWSLQWIEQAARVLKPTGTLYICGYSEILADLRLPASRYFQGCRWLVWHYKNKANLGRDWGRSHESILHFRKTRQFTFNIDAVRIPYGNHTLKYPEHPQAASSQYGRGHPHLWQPHPHGAKPRDVLEIPTTCNGMHEKTPHPTQKPEELLRKIVLASSNPGDLILDPFIGSGTTAVVAEQLKRRWKGCDISVEYCHWAVERLELVEDWPIERWILYDQENARRRQSIR; this comes from the coding sequence GTGAGACGAGGCATTGTGTACGAGCCACCTGCAGTTCACAGGGAGGAACCTTACTTATTCTACCGTCATCCTCATGGGGAGATTTGGGTCGGAGATGCTATTGCCTGGCTGCGCTCGCTGGAAAGTGAGTCCGTCGATCTCATCTTTGCCGACCCGCCTTACAATATCAAAAAAGCTGAATGGGATAGCTTTGAATCACAGCAGGCATACGTGGACTGGTCCTTACAGTGGATCGAGCAGGCTGCGCGTGTGCTGAAGCCAACAGGTACCCTCTATATCTGCGGTTACTCCGAGATTCTGGCTGACCTGCGCCTGCCCGCTTCCCGCTATTTCCAAGGCTGCCGCTGGCTTGTCTGGCATTACAAGAACAAAGCGAATCTTGGTAGAGACTGGGGACGCTCGCATGAAAGCATCCTCCATTTCCGCAAGACGCGGCAATTCACGTTTAATATCGATGCGGTACGCATCCCCTACGGCAACCATACCCTGAAGTACCCCGAGCATCCACAAGCTGCAAGTAGCCAGTATGGACGAGGCCACCCGCATCTCTGGCAACCACATCCACACGGAGCCAAGCCACGCGATGTCTTGGAGATCCCCACGACCTGCAACGGCATGCACGAGAAAACTCCTCATCCAACACAAAAGCCTGAAGAGCTGCTGCGCAAAATAGTGCTCGCCTCGTCCAACCCAGGTGATCTAATTCTTGACCCCTTCATCGGCTCCGGCACCACGGCTGTCGTCGCCGAGCAGCTCAAGCGTCGCTGGAAGGGCTGCGATATATCCGTCGAGTACTGTCACTGGGCAGTTGAACGTCTCGAGCTTGTCGAGGACTGGCCGATAGAGAGGTGGATTTTATATGACCAGGAGAACGCCAGGCGCAGACAGTCAATCAGATGA
- a CDS encoding GNAT family N-acetyltransferase produces MQKHGLVRKRTLAAEELQEIAALAALCHEREGIEVRLLWEMLRSRSGQVTNDFLYYEDGQLLGYLALYSFNPREAELTGMVHPDRRRQGIFSLLFRLANQELRYRGVPRILLFFDRNSLGAQGFAQAVKARYHNSEYRMVRELEDAPLRVEQQDGVRIRPARADEAPLLTHITARAFEMTEDRALLAETTRDITSPRRVTLVTEVAGEVVGLIRYIDDEDEAFIYGFCMLPEYQGKGYGRQTLAWTVAHILRQRPRRIALEVDTTNEGALALYQACGFKISTTFDYYEVPVG; encoded by the coding sequence ATGCAGAAACATGGTTTGGTGCGTAAGCGCACGCTGGCAGCTGAGGAGCTGCAGGAGATTGCCGCCCTGGCGGCCTTATGCCATGAGCGTGAAGGCATTGAGGTGCGCTTGCTCTGGGAAATGTTGCGTTCGCGCTCGGGGCAGGTGACCAACGACTTTCTCTACTATGAGGATGGCCAGCTGCTCGGTTATCTGGCGCTCTATAGTTTCAATCCACGCGAGGCCGAGCTAACGGGTATGGTTCATCCTGACAGACGTCGCCAGGGCATCTTTTCGCTGCTTTTCCGCCTGGCCAACCAGGAGCTGAGGTATCGTGGCGTGCCGCGGATTCTGCTCTTTTTTGATCGCAACTCGCTGGGGGCCCAGGGCTTTGCGCAAGCGGTAAAGGCGCGCTATCACAACTCGGAGTATCGAATGGTGCGCGAGTTGGAGGATGCGCCCCTCCGGGTGGAGCAACAGGATGGGGTGCGGATTCGCCCGGCCAGGGCGGATGAGGCACCTCTGCTGACGCACATTACGGCGCGGGCTTTTGAGATGACGGAGGATAGAGCGCTCTTAGCGGAGACGACACGGGATATTACCAGTCCGCGGCGCGTGACGCTGGTGACGGAGGTGGCTGGCGAGGTTGTTGGGCTGATCCGTTATATCGATGATGAAGACGAGGCCTTCATCTATGGCTTCTGCATGTTACCTGAGTACCAGGGCAAGGGCTACGGACGCCAGACGCTGGCCTGGACGGTCGCGCATATCCTTCGCCAGCGCCCGCGCCGGATTGCACTGGAGGTGGATACCACGAACGAGGGAGCGCTCGCTCTCTATCAAGCCTGTGGCTTCAAGATCAGCACAACCTTTGATTATTACGAGGTGCCAGTTGGCTGA